The Hymenobacter sp. DG25A nucleotide sequence CCAAAACTATAGGTCATAATTATTGAAAAAAAAGGGACCAAGAGGCCCCTTTTTTTATTCTAAAAAGATGAAATCAGCTTAGTGGTGATGACCACCTTCGCCGTGCACGTGGCCGTGTTCTAATTCTTCCTGCGAAGCTTCGCGCACGTCGGCTACTTTGCCGTCGAAGTGCATCATCATGCCGGCCAGGGGGTGGTTGAAGTCCATCTTTACGTTTTCTTCGCCGATGTCCACGATTTTGCCCTGCATGTGGTGGCCCTGGTTGTCGGCCATGGGCAGGAAGTTGCCTACCTGCAGCATCTCCTCGTCAATCTTACCGTCGATTTCGAATACGTTTTTCGGGATGTCCACTACGGCCTGCTGGTCGTAGTCGCCGTAGGCTTGCTCCGGGGTGAGGGAGAAGCTGAACGCGTCGCCGGGCTGCTTGCCGCTGAGCTGGTTTTCAAACTCGTCGGGCAGGCCGCTCATACCGAATAGGAACACCATAGGAGCATCCGCCTCCGCCGATTCTACGAGGACTTTCTCTTGGTTTTCATCGGTCACGCTCAAGTCGTAGGTGATGGTGACGACTTTGTTTTCGCTGATTTGAGCCATACGTCTGGGTGCCCGGGTGTGTCCGGGGAAGTAGAAGTTGAAAAATAAGTTGGAACGGCTAGTTACGTAAATGGCCCGGATTTGTCGGTGTTACGGGCCGGTAATGCCAATGTAGTGTAGGAGGGGTCCGCTAAAATCACCCAAACCATTTTCATTTTACACCACCTGTCATCCTGAGCTTGCGAAGGACCTTCTCACCGCTGCATGAGTGCACGAGTCGTTGATACGATTGTCGTGCTAGCGTGAGAAGGTCCTTCGCAAGCTCAGGATGACAAAGTGGTTTTTACTGGTTGAAAGGCTAAAATGGGTTCCTATTGCAACTCCCAGGCTGTGCGGTAGGCGCCTATCATTTCTACATAATCCAGGAAGGCTTTGTAGAACGGGTGGGAGCCCAGCGTTGAGGAGTCACCTACGATGAGCAGCTTGCGGCGGGCACGGGTCATGCCCACGTTCATGCGGCGCACATCGGAGAGGAAGCCTATTTCGCCCTGCGGATTGCTGCGCGTGAGGCTGATGGCAATAATGTCGCGCTCCTGCCCCTGGAAGGAATCTACGGTGCCGATGCTGAGCATGCGGTGCTCCATGAGGCCCGTCAGCTCGTCGTTTTCCTCTACCGCATCTTTCAGATAGTTAATCTGGGCGCGGTAGGGGGCAATTACCCCAATGGTGAGCAGGTCCTCGGTGTGGTCGGCCTGGTCGTAGGGTTCCAGCAGCTGAGCCAGGCGTTTGAGCAGCAGGTCGGCTTCCTCGGGGTTGGCAATGGAACGGCTTTCATCCAAGCCCAGCTCCTGAAAGCCGAAGCCGGCCGTATCCAGAAACTCCACGGCCGTGTCGGGGGCAAAGCGCAGGTCGTAGTCGGGCAGGTCGGCGTGGGCCACGGAGGGGGCGGCTATGAGCTTGCCGTGGTAGAATTGCTCCGAGCTGAAGGCCATAATCTGCTCGTGCATGCGGTACTGCACCTGCAGCATGCGGGCCGTGTGGGGCTGGCGCTTGATGCACTTCTCGAACAGGGTTTCACGCAGACCCTCCTGGGCGGCTTTCTCGCTTTTTACCGTGGGCGGCAGCTGCTGGTGGTCGCCGGCCAGCACTACGCGGTTGGCTTTGGTAATGGGAATCCAGCAGCCGGGCTCCAGGGCCTGGGCGGCTTCATCAATAAAAACGGTTTCGTAGGTGAGGTGACGGATGGCGCGGTTGCTGGCGCCCACCAGCGTGCAGGTAATCACCTGCACCTGCTCCAACAAATCCTCCGTGATGTAGCGCTCCAGCTGGTCGGATTCCTGCAGCATCTGGTGGGCCTGCTCTTTCAGCAGGCGGCGCTGCTCGCGGTCTTCCCAGCCAAAGTGGCGCTTGAATTTGCCGGCCTGCTCGCGGTATTGCTCGGCCGTCTGGCGCATGCTTTTTAGCTCCGGGTAGCTCTTGTGCGCCATAATCTGGGCATCGAGCGTGTGCTGCAGCAGCAGGTCGGACACGCGCGAGGGGTTGCCCATGCGAATGACGTTTACGCCGCGCTCGGCCAGCTTTTCCGTGAGCAGATCCACGGCCGTGTTGCTGGGGGCGCACACCAGCACCCGGCGCTCCCGCCGAATGGTTTCCAGAATGGCCTGCACCAGGGTGGTGGTTTTGCCGGTGCCGGGCGGGCCGTGAATAATGGCTACATCCTGGGCGGCCAGCACGTGGCGCACGGCGGCCAGCTGGGACTCATTCAACAGGCTGGGATAGTAGAGGTGGGCTTCGGTTTCCGGCTTGTAGCGGGCGGGTTTGGCCCCCAACAGGATGTCGCGCAGCTCGGCCAGGCGGCTGTCATAGGCGCCCATCACTTTGCCCAGGGCATACTCCATTTCGCGGTAGCTCACCTCATCAAAGGTGAGGTCTACGCCCAGCTTGCCTTCGTCAACCCAGTCGGGGAGGTCTTCCTTGTTGGTAGCCAGTAGTATTTTATTGCGCTTTACGGCCGTGATAACGCCACTGAGCGTGGGGCGGTCGGAGCCGGAGCGGCCGGGCACGTTGCCGAAAAGCGCGGCATTTTTGCCAACCTGAAAAAGGTGCAGGCCGCCCTGGCCGGAGGGGCGCTCCAACTCCAGCACCAGCTTGCCGCCAAAGCCAATGTCTTCCTTGGTAATTTTCACAGGATACCAGGTGAGGCCGCGCCGCTGGCGCTCCGCAATGGTAGACTGGGCGCTTTTAATCTTGAATTGCTCCAGGTCTTCCTTTTGCTCGAGCTGCATGAGGGCCTGCACTTTGCGCAGTTCTTTTTCCAGCGCGTAGGGGTCGGTATACGTAGGTTGTTCAGTCAACAGTACAAGGGTATTGGGGATTCGTTGATAACAACGAAAAAGGCTTTTTGGTGGCCGAAGGTCGGTAGGAAAAAAAGATAATTCACTCAAGCAATAATAGCAGGCAACGCCACGAAGCGGCGGGCGGGCTGCGTAAAGTAGGGGGCAGAATTATTTGATCTGCAACGCCAGCGCCTAGATTTGCGTCTGAGCATCATTCCATATCCCTACCGCATTATGCCCTATCAACCCAGCCCCGGCCGCTATTCTTCCATGATTTACCGCCGCTGCGGCCGCAGTGGACTCAAGCTGCCCGCTGTATCCCTGGGGTTGTGGCACAACTTCGGCGACGTAGATGTGCTCAGTAATTTCCGCGCCATTCTGCACCGGGCCTTCGATAGCGGCGTCACGCACTTCGACCTGGCCAACAACTACGGTCCGCCGCCCGGCTCAGCCGAAACCAACTTCGGGCGCATCCTGAAAGAAGACTTCCGCGGCTACCGCGACGAGCTGATTATTTCGACCAAAGCGGGCTACCACATGTGGGAAGGGCCCTACGGCGAGTGGGGCTCCCGCAAATACCTTATTTCCAGCCTGGAGCAGAGCCTGCGCCGCATGAAGCTGGAGTACGTGGACATCTTCTACCACCACCGCCCCGACCCCGAAACGCCCCTGGAGGAAACCATGTGCGCCCTGGACCACGTGGTGCGCCAAGGCAAGGCGCTGTACGTGGGTATCTCGAACTATCAAACGGAAGAAGCCGCCGAGGCCATTCGGCTACTGCAGGAAATGGGCACGCCCTGTCTGATTCATCAGCCCAAATACTCCATGTTTGAGCGCTGGGTGGAAGGCAGCCTGCTGGATTTGCTGGGCGAAGCCGGCGTGGGCTGCATCCCTTTTTCCCCGCTGGCTCAGGGCCTGCTCACCAACAAATACCTGCACGGCATCCCCGACGATTCGCGGGTAGCCAAGGGCGTGGGCTTCCTCACCGAAACCCAGCTCACGCCGGAGCGCCTGGCGCAGGTGCAGCAGCTGAACAACCTGGCGCAGGAGCGTGGCCAAAGCCTGGCCCAAATGGCCCTATCCTGGATTTTGCGGGATGAGCGGGTCACCTCCGTCCTCATCGGCGCCAGCAAACCCGACCAACTCACCGATTCCCTGCGCTGCCTGGATAACCTGATATTCAGTTCAGAAGAGCTGGAACGTATAGAAGGAATTCTGGTGGAGAAAACGCCTTAAATAGAATATTCCGTCATGCAGAGCGCCGCGAAGCATCTCGCTCGCTTCGCCTGTCATCCTGACGCAGGAAGGACCTTACCCCGCTAGCACGAGTCGTTGTTACGCTTATCGTTCTTTGGTGATAAGGTCCTTCGCTTTGCTCAGGATGACAGATAGTATGGCAACATCAGCACGCGAGATGCTTCGCGGCGCTCTGCATGACGTTCTATCGTTTCCTAATAGAAAACGAAGTGCTTATTCAAAAAAGTCGCTGGAGTCTGTCTGGCTGAAATATTTATTCAGCTTGCCCAGATCAGCGAAAATGGGGACGATGAGCTGCATAAACTGGCGCACTGCCTCCTCGGAATCAGCATAAAAAAGCAGAGTGGCCGGAGTGGAGAAGCCCTGAATCTGGTCCAGTAGGGCGGGGGCTTCTTCCTCCAGAATGGTGGTGATATGCTCTTCCCAGGACAAGCCGCCGCCACCAAAGCCGTACTTCTCAAACAGATAGAAGTACCCCTCCAGCGCCGGGTCTGACTCTACGTTTGCTGTGATGCCAAATAAGGCATCCTCCACGCGCAGGTGTTCGGGAATAGAGTAAATCTTGAAGGGAAAGGTGTTTTCCATGAGAAACGACAGCCGCGTGTACGGAGTAAAAAGTGCGCCGGAATGAATAGCTGGTGGCGAGAATCGGCGAAGCTGTTTAATAATTAAAAAATCTGTCATCCTGAGCTTGGCGAAGGACCTTATCACGCCTGAACAAGTCGTAATAACGATTGTCGTTCAATAAGCATAAGGTCCTTCGCCAAGCTCAGGATGACAAAAGACAAAAATGAATAGCGCAGGAGCTTCAACTCCCAAACTCCTCCCCGCAATTCTGACACCGATACAGCGTAGTGCCGGCGTAAAAAACACGTTGCCACCACGCGGGCCGGGCTACGGGCAGCGTATCGGGCGAGCCGCAGCGGGGGCAGCGGAGTACGGCCGGCAAAATGCGCTGGCGGGCAAATTCCTCTACCACGACCTGGGCGGCAGCTTGGTCGGTTTCCTCTATTAGTAGTTGGAAATAGAGGCCGTCGCCGAAGGGTAGGGTGGCAGGGCCGTAGTTTTTTACCAGGGCTACTACCTCGGCCTCGTTCAGGAGCTGGTTATAGAGGCTGACGGCCTCGGCATAGGTCAGATATT carries:
- a CDS encoding AAA domain-containing protein, with product MTEQPTYTDPYALEKELRKVQALMQLEQKEDLEQFKIKSAQSTIAERQRRGLTWYPVKITKEDIGFGGKLVLELERPSGQGGLHLFQVGKNAALFGNVPGRSGSDRPTLSGVITAVKRNKILLATNKEDLPDWVDEGKLGVDLTFDEVSYREMEYALGKVMGAYDSRLAELRDILLGAKPARYKPETEAHLYYPSLLNESQLAAVRHVLAAQDVAIIHGPPGTGKTTTLVQAILETIRRERRVLVCAPSNTAVDLLTEKLAERGVNVIRMGNPSRVSDLLLQHTLDAQIMAHKSYPELKSMRQTAEQYREQAGKFKRHFGWEDREQRRLLKEQAHQMLQESDQLERYITEDLLEQVQVITCTLVGASNRAIRHLTYETVFIDEAAQALEPGCWIPITKANRVVLAGDHQQLPPTVKSEKAAQEGLRETLFEKCIKRQPHTARMLQVQYRMHEQIMAFSSEQFYHGKLIAAPSVAHADLPDYDLRFAPDTAVEFLDTAGFGFQELGLDESRSIANPEEADLLLKRLAQLLEPYDQADHTEDLLTIGVIAPYRAQINYLKDAVEENDELTGLMEHRMLSIGTVDSFQGQERDIIAISLTRSNPQGEIGFLSDVRRMNVGMTRARRKLLIVGDSSTLGSHPFYKAFLDYVEMIGAYRTAWELQ
- a CDS encoding peptidylprolyl isomerase — encoded protein: MAQISENKVVTITYDLSVTDENQEKVLVESAEADAPMVFLFGMSGLPDEFENQLSGKQPGDAFSFSLTPEQAYGDYDQQAVVDIPKNVFEIDGKIDEEMLQVGNFLPMADNQGHHMQGKIVDIGEENVKMDFNHPLAGMMMHFDGKVADVREASQEELEHGHVHGEGGHHH
- the mgrA gene encoding L-glyceraldehyde 3-phosphate reductase, whose product is MPYQPSPGRYSSMIYRRCGRSGLKLPAVSLGLWHNFGDVDVLSNFRAILHRAFDSGVTHFDLANNYGPPPGSAETNFGRILKEDFRGYRDELIISTKAGYHMWEGPYGEWGSRKYLISSLEQSLRRMKLEYVDIFYHHRPDPETPLEETMCALDHVVRQGKALYVGISNYQTEEAAEAIRLLQEMGTPCLIHQPKYSMFERWVEGSLLDLLGEAGVGCIPFSPLAQGLLTNKYLHGIPDDSRVAKGVGFLTETQLTPERLAQVQQLNNLAQERGQSLAQMALSWILRDERVTSVLIGASKPDQLTDSLRCLDNLIFSSEELERIEGILVEKTP